A stretch of the Phycisphaerales bacterium genome encodes the following:
- a CDS encoding ChaN family lipoprotein, with amino-acid sequence MNIGPKKQILIFVCATTLMWLMVGCHSGQQTTTPPRQVAVKDAQSIIRVFEGINSKQITWQTLLSELIFADIIIVGEMHDDAVGHAIELLLVTDVTKNWPGTVLCLEMLERDEQPLVDDYQDGFIDAETFQSATKSTDWAGDGSFDMWYQPLIDVTNQNKGSVIAANAPRRYVKVARRDGYEVLEALPKPRRDFIAVPLGPVDKAYFERFTEVMGGHGENAPDPQVIEDVFRAQRVWDETMAHSIVMASENGAQKVIHIVGQFHSDFDGGLVDAIETMAPDVSVVVISLQPTNHLVLHEDDVGRADFVIYTAPADNPSP; translated from the coding sequence ATGAATATTGGCCCAAAAAAACAGATTCTCATTTTTGTTTGTGCGACAACCTTGATGTGGCTGATGGTTGGTTGCCACTCTGGCCAACAGACCACAACCCCTCCTCGCCAAGTTGCCGTAAAAGATGCTCAGTCAATCATCCGCGTCTTTGAAGGAATCAATTCCAAACAAATTACGTGGCAAACGCTCCTTAGTGAACTGATCTTTGCTGACATCATTATTGTTGGTGAGATGCATGATGATGCTGTTGGGCATGCTATTGAGCTTTTGCTTGTTACAGATGTAACCAAAAACTGGCCTGGAACTGTGTTGTGTCTTGAGATGTTAGAAAGAGATGAGCAACCACTTGTTGATGATTATCAAGATGGTTTTATAGACGCTGAGACTTTTCAAAGCGCAACCAAATCTACTGACTGGGCCGGCGATGGATCGTTTGATATGTGGTATCAACCATTGATTGATGTCACTAATCAAAATAAGGGATCTGTTATTGCGGCCAATGCGCCCCGCCGATATGTGAAGGTGGCGAGACGTGATGGGTATGAGGTCCTTGAAGCACTTCCGAAACCACGCCGAGACTTTATTGCAGTGCCCTTAGGCCCGGTAGACAAGGCTTACTTCGAACGTTTCACCGAAGTGATGGGCGGACATGGTGAAAATGCTCCAGATCCTCAAGTCATAGAAGATGTCTTTCGTGCACAACGAGTTTGGGATGAAACCATGGCCCACTCAATTGTGATGGCTTCAGAAAATGGCGCCCAAAAAGTGATTCACATTGTTGGGCAATTTCACAGTGACTTTGATGGTGGTCTTGTTGATGCCATCGAAACGATGGCCCCAGATGTTAGTGTGGTTGTGATTAGTCTCCAGCCAACAAATCATCTTGTGTTACATGAAGATGATGTTGGTCGAGCAGACTTTGTTATTTACACAGCACCGGCCGACAATCCTTCGCCATAG
- a CDS encoding SpoIID/LytB domain-containing protein has protein sequence MSCSPQEESTEHQQSEVVAKQPQEVSPQVGHTVPTQQLDVRVRLKRIRNRGERLILGKSGQRLRITNAQDNVLLGAFSGPLEIYLASDGWRFQETSGRGRVVLPIQSLIVRDANRQGSVSSSISIQSGKAQPPRQYPGIFRLEPLSNEGSGAWDLINEVPIEQYLPGVLSGELYADWHQQTYEAQAIAARSYAINEILSRIGRSHFDVESSVRSQVYQGTTTNKEALVSVQQTHGEVLSYQGRLVPGYYASCCGGQPALASEAIGPNPINEIAPLNGHGPPAQCYQASVFHWTRKTTRQLVEERLRIFGKSHDKEELARLGQLKAIEVKSVNPFGRARSMVISDQQGRAIEISAAQLRRALMRGDSEGGQASLQLLSENIRIKVDGDLIGIEGWGFGHGVGLCQYGAQAMARAGQEAHAIVEFYYPGVLIMKAYEASESATNESDPDEPLMPISNPST, from the coding sequence TTGAGTTGTTCGCCCCAGGAAGAGAGCACCGAGCATCAACAGAGTGAGGTCGTCGCTAAGCAGCCCCAAGAGGTTTCACCTCAAGTTGGCCACACTGTTCCAACCCAACAATTAGATGTAAGAGTCCGATTAAAGAGAATTCGAAATCGAGGCGAGCGTCTGATTTTGGGCAAATCTGGTCAACGGTTACGAATTACAAATGCTCAGGACAATGTGCTTTTGGGCGCATTCTCTGGTCCACTAGAAATATATCTTGCGAGTGATGGTTGGCGATTCCAAGAAACATCCGGCCGTGGCCGTGTTGTCCTGCCGATTCAGTCGCTCATCGTGCGTGATGCAAACAGACAAGGCAGCGTGTCATCTTCAATATCGATTCAATCTGGTAAAGCACAACCGCCTCGGCAATACCCCGGAATATTTCGTTTGGAGCCCCTTAGCAATGAGGGTTCGGGTGCTTGGGATCTTATTAATGAGGTTCCTATAGAACAATATTTACCCGGTGTTCTTTCCGGCGAGCTCTATGCTGACTGGCACCAACAAACGTATGAGGCCCAAGCAATCGCGGCACGAAGCTATGCAATAAATGAAATCTTGTCACGCATTGGACGCAGTCACTTTGATGTTGAATCATCAGTCCGATCTCAGGTATATCAAGGCACCACCACAAACAAAGAGGCGCTGGTATCTGTTCAACAAACACATGGAGAAGTACTTAGTTATCAGGGGCGACTGGTTCCCGGGTATTACGCTAGTTGTTGTGGCGGTCAACCGGCACTTGCCAGTGAAGCGATTGGCCCAAATCCGATTAATGAGATAGCACCACTTAATGGACATGGCCCACCAGCACAGTGCTATCAAGCCAGCGTTTTCCATTGGACACGAAAAACAACACGCCAGCTGGTTGAAGAGCGGCTTAGGATCTTCGGGAAGAGTCACGACAAGGAAGAGTTAGCGCGTCTTGGCCAATTGAAGGCAATTGAGGTTAAGAGTGTCAATCCCTTTGGGCGAGCACGATCGATGGTGATTTCAGATCAGCAAGGTCGAGCGATCGAAATCAGTGCCGCACAATTACGTCGAGCACTCATGCGGGGTGATTCAGAAGGGGGACAGGCATCGCTTCAATTGCTATCGGAGAATATTCGTATTAAGGTCGATGGCGATCTCATAGGCATTGAGGGGTGGGGCTTTGGTCATGGGGTGGGCCTATGCCAGTACGGGGCGCAGGCGATGGCTCGTGCAGGGCAGGAAGCCCATGCTATTGTCGAGTTTTACTATCCAGGGGTCTTAATTATGAAGGCCTATGAGGCATCTGAATCGGCAACAAACGAATCAGATCCCGATGAACCGTTGATGCCAATCAGTAATCCATCAACTTGA
- a CDS encoding M14 family zinc carboxypeptidase → MSKVPVLVNINSQILGLVGVLALLVSLFNQQAHALHSPRGMGLQKQAVAGTQMLAVIDVPTLPDFEMISELGARPWGCRPGLGRGVWLVTNAQLRQAEALGLRCQITVRDVHKLILAEEKSRQDSRRVGDWFSDYRTYDEVVTKIDALVAAHDGISEKIVLGSTHENRDIVGLVINTDSSTEKPAILLNGCQHAREWISVMVPMYIAEQLLVGYGTDPQITLLLDSTEVVIVPIVNPDGYVYSHTTERLWRKNRRNNGNGTFGVDLNRNWDIDWGGPESTSTNSNSDVYIGEGPFSEPETSSMRDLVLSRDNIVAHIDFHNYSQLILQPWGHTNDLPADYEVINDLGARMNQAIYDVHGESYPHGSGSTFIYLASGTCEDWHYSQGIFGYTIELRPSSSQPGFLLGADQIIPTGEENFQAVLEMMEFANEPAQILFPEGQQLLINEGEDIDLLFGVRSGAGSGVDPSTIKVMAREVGSQFTPRPTTSIGDEKYTCTIDASLCRLPIEYYITAQTENGVEVVSPQAGPTQAYSVRVGAPFFIETLDEDPNWLEGGQWDYGVPTGGGGQYGNADPTSGATGNNVLGYNLNGDYANNLAESYLTTDPIDCSSSIGTQLRFARWLNVEQPTYDHASIQVSSNGSSWDTVWSNAGEITDSQWVDQQVDISAYADGQRALQIRWVMGTTDGGWRYSGWNIDDIRLVGQASPLPGIGSADLDCDGVVGLQDFTIFLINFNNCASVDYCRGDIDGNGTVDTDDFSYILIQYGN, encoded by the coding sequence ATGTCAAAGGTTCCAGTTTTAGTGAATATCAACAGTCAAATACTTGGGCTTGTTGGTGTCTTAGCACTCTTAGTGAGCTTGTTCAATCAACAGGCACATGCTCTTCATTCGCCACGTGGTATGGGTTTACAAAAACAAGCGGTGGCGGGCACACAAATGTTGGCTGTCATCGATGTGCCCACACTCCCTGATTTTGAAATGATAAGTGAGCTGGGCGCCAGGCCATGGGGTTGCCGACCAGGCTTGGGTAGAGGTGTCTGGCTGGTGACCAATGCGCAGCTTCGTCAAGCAGAGGCTCTAGGTTTACGATGCCAGATCACAGTAAGAGATGTTCATAAGCTTATTTTGGCCGAGGAAAAGAGCCGCCAAGATTCACGAAGGGTAGGGGATTGGTTTAGTGACTATCGAACATACGATGAGGTAGTGACAAAGATTGACGCACTTGTTGCGGCACACGATGGTATCTCTGAAAAGATCGTTCTTGGATCCACACATGAAAATCGCGATATTGTTGGGCTGGTGATCAACACTGATTCAAGCACAGAAAAACCAGCAATCTTGCTTAACGGCTGCCAGCACGCAAGAGAGTGGATCAGTGTGATGGTGCCAATGTACATAGCAGAGCAACTTTTGGTTGGCTATGGAACAGACCCTCAGATTACATTATTGCTCGATTCAACCGAAGTTGTGATTGTGCCCATCGTTAATCCCGATGGTTATGTTTACTCACACACAACAGAACGATTGTGGCGGAAGAATAGGCGCAATAATGGGAACGGAACATTTGGTGTCGATCTCAATCGCAACTGGGACATTGATTGGGGCGGCCCCGAAAGTACAAGCACAAACTCGAATAGTGATGTCTATATTGGCGAGGGGCCATTCTCAGAACCAGAGACATCATCAATGCGAGATCTTGTCTTGTCACGAGACAACATTGTTGCCCACATCGACTTTCATAATTACTCTCAACTGATTCTGCAGCCATGGGGTCATACAAATGACTTACCAGCCGATTACGAAGTGATCAATGATCTTGGCGCCCGAATGAATCAAGCGATTTATGACGTTCATGGCGAGAGTTACCCACATGGATCAGGGTCCACGTTCATTTATTTGGCGAGTGGAACTTGTGAGGATTGGCATTACTCACAGGGAATATTTGGCTACACCATCGAACTACGCCCCTCGTCATCGCAACCAGGTTTTTTACTTGGAGCGGATCAGATCATCCCAACTGGTGAAGAGAACTTTCAAGCGGTCCTAGAAATGATGGAATTTGCGAATGAGCCAGCACAAATTCTCTTTCCTGAGGGGCAACAGTTACTCATTAATGAGGGCGAGGATATCGATCTGCTCTTTGGTGTCCGATCTGGTGCAGGATCAGGTGTTGATCCCAGCACAATCAAGGTGATGGCGAGAGAGGTTGGCAGCCAATTCACGCCACGGCCAACAACATCAATTGGCGATGAAAAATACACATGTACTATTGACGCATCGTTGTGCCGGCTACCAATTGAATATTACATCACAGCACAGACTGAAAACGGTGTTGAAGTGGTATCACCGCAAGCTGGGCCTACTCAAGCGTACTCAGTCAGAGTTGGTGCCCCATTCTTCATTGAGACACTTGATGAAGATCCTAATTGGCTTGAAGGAGGCCAATGGGATTACGGCGTACCAACCGGTGGCGGAGGCCAATATGGCAACGCCGATCCAACAAGTGGCGCGACTGGAAACAATGTGTTGGGCTACAACCTCAATGGCGACTATGCGAACAACCTTGCCGAGTCCTACCTCACCACTGATCCGATTGACTGTAGTTCATCAATAGGTACCCAGCTTCGCTTTGCCCGCTGGCTCAATGTTGAACAACCCACCTATGACCACGCCTCGATTCAAGTGAGCTCCAATGGCTCTTCATGGGATACGGTGTGGTCTAATGCTGGAGAGATCACGGATAGCCAGTGGGTTGACCAGCAGGTTGATATATCTGCATATGCAGACGGTCAACGTGCACTACAAATACGCTGGGTCATGGGGACAACTGATGGCGGCTGGCGGTACAGCGGCTGGAATATTGATGACATTAGATTGGTGGGCCAAGCCTCACCATTGCCGGGAATTGGATCGGCCGACTTGGATTGTGATGGGGTTGTAGGTCTTCAGGACTTCACCATCTTTCTGATCAATTTTAACAACTGTGCTTCAGTGGATTACTGCCGCGGTGACATCGATGGCAACGGAACAGTTGATACGGATGATTTTTCATACATTCTGATTCAATATGGCAACTGA
- a CDS encoding MATE family efflux transporter — MSAPIKPSPPNLEHRPLQEVLSIAWPTVVTMTSYTVMQFVDKLMIGQVGPIDLAAASNGGIWAFVPLAAAFGFLTVINTFVSQNVGAKKPERGPAYAWCGLWISVVIWLLFLIPYAAILPYIFSVMPEATPELVQKETGYAQIELVGAIVLLGSRSMNNFFFGLQRPRVVTFSAIVGNIVNAVMNYILIFGEAGCPSIGIPGIPGMPAMGVYGAAIGTVIGTVFEFIIPFAIFLGPKLNNSLHTRSAWRFHKESAKDLLTIGWPPAVQFVSEIICWAIFMTVLVGSYGEAQMTASWIVLTYMHLSFMPAVGLSVATNSLVGKYIGAGKPDVAVKRARLSLVVAMSYMTLCTVLFIVFRNPLVEIFIGGNATLEQIDVIIVMGGKLMICAAFFQTVDAIGIVYTGALRGAGDTKWPSMITVVFSWTLIIGLGWLITTFWPQLQALGPWIGAAIYVIAFGITMGIRFEGGAWRRIKLLPGAAGHPKPSIISPGPPASEADASIRDMADAIGEAEVKSKQ, encoded by the coding sequence ATGTCAGCCCCAATCAAGCCAAGCCCACCAAATCTTGAGCACCGACCCTTGCAGGAGGTGCTGTCGATTGCGTGGCCCACCGTTGTAACAATGACCAGTTACACGGTGATGCAGTTCGTAGACAAGCTCATGATTGGCCAAGTTGGACCAATTGATCTTGCTGCCGCAAGCAATGGGGGCATATGGGCATTTGTGCCGCTGGCGGCAGCTTTTGGATTTCTCACCGTCATAAACACATTTGTAAGCCAAAATGTTGGCGCCAAGAAACCCGAACGTGGCCCAGCTTATGCCTGGTGTGGATTATGGATCAGTGTGGTGATCTGGCTGCTCTTCCTTATTCCGTATGCGGCGATACTTCCATACATCTTTTCTGTAATGCCTGAAGCAACGCCTGAGTTGGTTCAAAAAGAAACCGGATATGCACAGATCGAATTAGTTGGTGCGATTGTTCTGCTTGGATCGCGATCAATGAACAACTTTTTCTTTGGTTTACAGCGTCCGAGAGTGGTGACGTTTTCGGCTATTGTCGGCAATATCGTTAATGCTGTTATGAACTACATTTTGATCTTTGGGGAAGCAGGTTGTCCAAGTATCGGTATTCCTGGAATACCAGGTATGCCAGCAATGGGTGTGTATGGCGCAGCAATCGGAACCGTCATTGGAACGGTATTTGAGTTCATCATTCCATTCGCTATTTTTCTTGGCCCAAAGCTCAACAACTCACTTCATACACGCAGCGCTTGGCGATTTCACAAGGAAAGTGCCAAAGACCTTTTGACAATTGGCTGGCCACCAGCCGTTCAATTTGTGAGCGAGATTATTTGTTGGGCCATCTTCATGACTGTTTTGGTCGGCAGTTACGGTGAAGCGCAGATGACGGCGTCTTGGATTGTCTTGACCTATATGCATCTTAGTTTTATGCCAGCAGTGGGTCTTTCTGTGGCCACAAATTCATTAGTCGGTAAATACATTGGGGCTGGGAAGCCAGATGTAGCGGTGAAGCGAGCTCGTTTGAGTTTAGTTGTGGCGATGTCTTACATGACGCTATGCACGGTCTTGTTCATCGTCTTTAGAAACCCCCTCGTAGAAATCTTTATTGGGGGCAATGCGACTCTTGAGCAAATAGATGTCATCATCGTTATGGGTGGCAAGCTCATGATCTGCGCAGCCTTCTTTCAGACCGTTGATGCCATCGGTATTGTGTATACCGGCGCACTGAGGGGCGCTGGTGATACCAAGTGGCCAAGCATGATCACAGTGGTCTTCAGTTGGACCCTGATTATTGGACTTGGTTGGTTAATCACCACTTTTTGGCCCCAGCTGCAAGCGTTGGGACCATGGATTGGCGCCGCAATCTATGTCATTGCCTTTGGTATTACGATGGGAATTCGCTTTGAGGGAGGCGCATGGCGGCGGATTAAGCTGTTGCCAGGAGCCGCTGGGCACCCAAAACCCTCAATAATCAGTCCAGGACCCCCAGCGAGCGAGGCAGATGCATCTATTCGGGACATGGCGGACGCCATTGGAGAGGCTGAGGTCAAGTCAAAGCAGTGA
- a CDS encoding DNA-directed RNA polymerase subunit alpha C-terminal domain-containing protein, whose product MNEVQPGSAEHVLDTMIGNGVGEHDIKAAANHYEAGKKFEAEGNRMAAIDEYNKAVDMGDHPEHIFRLAYLLDLMGEEDYAIDLYESICCEGQAHINALVNLAVLYEDRGEIAKSEKCLRQVLDTNPNHLRARLFMRDVSASRDMYYDEEHARDLAKRNALLDTPVTDFELSVRARNCLKKMQIRTLGDLLRVGESELLSYKNFGETSLVEIRAMLASKGLRLGQGLEGQYSRVRKEIYEELKGQAPEHVLNKPLSGLDLSVRSRKALQLLGIQTIGDLATRTEAELMGVKNFGATSLEEIGELLTAYGLGLRNLD is encoded by the coding sequence ATGAATGAAGTCCAACCTGGATCCGCCGAGCACGTGCTAGACACAATGATTGGAAATGGTGTTGGTGAGCACGACATCAAGGCTGCAGCAAACCACTATGAGGCTGGCAAGAAGTTTGAGGCCGAAGGCAATCGCATGGCTGCGATTGATGAATATAACAAAGCGGTCGACATGGGCGATCACCCAGAGCATATTTTCCGCTTAGCGTATCTGTTAGATCTGATGGGCGAGGAAGACTATGCCATAGATCTTTATGAGAGTATTTGTTGTGAGGGCCAAGCCCACATCAACGCGCTCGTTAACCTTGCGGTTCTTTATGAAGATCGTGGTGAAATTGCGAAGTCTGAAAAGTGCCTTCGCCAAGTACTAGATACAAACCCAAACCATCTTCGCGCACGTTTGTTTATGAGGGATGTATCTGCTTCTAGAGATATGTACTATGACGAGGAACACGCACGTGACCTCGCTAAACGTAACGCGCTACTTGATACACCAGTAACCGATTTCGAACTTTCTGTCCGCGCTCGAAATTGCCTTAAGAAAATGCAGATTCGAACACTTGGCGATCTTCTTCGTGTTGGCGAGTCAGAGCTGCTTAGCTATAAGAACTTTGGTGAGACATCCTTGGTTGAGATTCGAGCGATGCTTGCCAGTAAAGGCCTCCGCCTTGGCCAAGGCCTTGAAGGTCAATACAGCCGCGTTCGCAAAGAGATCTATGAGGAACTTAAGGGCCAAGCTCCTGAGCATGTTCTTAACAAACCCTTGTCTGGTCTTGACCTCTCGGTTCGTTCAAGAAAAGCGCTTCAGTTATTAGGTATCCAGACCATTGGTGACCTGGCAACACGGACAGAAGCTGAGCTGATGGGCGTCAAGAACTTTGGAGCAACCAGCCTCGAGGAGATCGGTGAGCTTCTCACCGCCTATGGGCTGGGTCTGAGAAATCTTGACTGA
- a CDS encoding TolC family protein encodes MGTTICVAVNVSLPGCNSPFADYGAAGILQRSVSDAISQELLSVNPQDGLVITTQPPTEIADALKNRMAVLSEMGPRKAGPITQTAVGPNLMGEAQQQIVINLDSVIESALRHNLDLKIAQLQPAINQQDVIVAEAAFDVVFLASGQASIVNQPQQVILFPNPGGGGGNPSQDFEYDDNMLRTRQYEAQVGLSKQLITGGSLQVSNSLWESDNRNLPADEVLSPNPAYFSTINFAWDQPLLQGFGEKVNTAQIRIARNIQRSSVEDLRSGLQSTIVQTELAYWDLVNSWQNLSIQQWLIDVGVEVKDILERRRGFDVDDASYADGVATLQDRRTSMISIRNELRQKSDALKVLINNPEYPIQSDTLLFPLEDLNPSPIEYSLQDALFLAVANRPDIRQSLLSIDSRAAQELVAKNNVLPELDLNYQMVFYGLGKDVSDAYETVSSGNGINFIIGLAYQQPIGNRAAEAEYYQSRLNRASSILAYKNTILQAALEVKTQLRNVVASYQLIGATRELRIAAAESLRALDVLQQTLESLTPTFLNLKYQKQSALASAQAQEYQALTGFYQSLAQLYQAMGITLSMNRIAIEQASPEIITGGKTIGLNRQ; translated from the coding sequence TTGGGCACCACGATTTGTGTTGCTGTGAACGTCAGTCTCCCTGGCTGTAATTCTCCTTTTGCGGATTATGGAGCAGCGGGGATCCTTCAGCGATCTGTCAGTGACGCGATTAGCCAAGAGTTGCTGAGCGTTAATCCTCAAGACGGTCTTGTGATCACCACACAGCCACCTACTGAGATTGCCGACGCACTGAAGAATCGAATGGCCGTGCTATCAGAGATGGGACCCAGAAAAGCTGGCCCAATCACACAAACCGCAGTTGGCCCCAATCTGATGGGCGAAGCTCAGCAACAAATTGTTATTAATTTGGACTCAGTAATTGAGTCTGCGTTGCGACATAACCTAGATCTCAAAATCGCCCAGTTGCAACCAGCCATCAATCAGCAAGATGTCATTGTTGCGGAAGCGGCTTTCGACGTCGTCTTTCTGGCGTCCGGACAAGCAAGCATCGTCAATCAACCCCAGCAGGTTATTTTGTTCCCTAATCCAGGAGGTGGCGGCGGGAACCCAAGTCAAGATTTTGAATACGACGACAATATGCTCCGAACTCGTCAATACGAGGCACAAGTTGGGCTCAGTAAACAACTCATTACAGGTGGGTCACTTCAAGTAAGCAATAGTTTATGGGAATCGGATAACAGGAATTTGCCTGCAGACGAAGTGTTAAGTCCAAACCCAGCCTATTTTTCCACCATTAACTTTGCGTGGGACCAACCATTGCTTCAAGGGTTTGGAGAAAAGGTCAATACCGCCCAGATTCGGATCGCACGGAATATACAAAGATCATCTGTAGAGGATCTGCGTAGTGGCCTGCAATCAACAATCGTTCAGACTGAGCTTGCTTATTGGGATCTTGTGAATTCCTGGCAAAACCTTTCAATTCAACAATGGTTGATTGACGTCGGCGTTGAGGTAAAAGACATTCTAGAGCGACGGAGAGGCTTTGATGTCGATGATGCATCTTACGCCGATGGTGTGGCAACATTACAAGATCGTCGCACCAGCATGATTAGCATCCGCAATGAACTTCGGCAAAAGTCAGATGCACTAAAAGTACTTATCAATAATCCTGAGTATCCAATCCAATCAGATACGCTTCTTTTTCCATTAGAGGATCTCAACCCATCACCTATCGAGTACAGCCTTCAAGATGCACTGTTCTTAGCGGTCGCAAACCGCCCGGATATCCGCCAGTCACTCCTATCGATTGACTCTCGAGCGGCCCAAGAGCTCGTTGCCAAGAATAATGTGCTGCCAGAACTGGATCTCAACTACCAGATGGTCTTTTATGGGCTTGGCAAAGATGTCAGTGATGCTTATGAGACAGTCTCTAGTGGCAACGGTATTAACTTCATTATTGGTTTGGCGTATCAGCAACCAATAGGTAACCGAGCTGCCGAGGCCGAGTACTATCAATCACGACTCAACCGCGCTAGTTCAATTCTCGCCTATAAAAACACCATTCTTCAAGCGGCCCTTGAGGTTAAGACGCAGTTGAGAAATGTAGTGGCTTCATACCAGTTGATTGGTGCCACAAGAGAGCTTCGTATCGCCGCTGCTGAAAGCCTCCGCGCATTGGATGTCTTGCAGCAAACACTAGAATCTTTGACTCCAACATTTCTAAATCTGAAGTATCAAAAGCAAAGTGCGTTAGCTAGTGCTCAGGCCCAGGAATACCAAGCACTAACTGGTTTTTACCAATCACTCGCTCAACTCTATCAGGCAATGGGTATCACACTGTCGATGAACCGTATTGCTATTGAGCAAGCATCCCCCGAGATTATCACGGGTGGCAAGACCATTGGCCTCAATCGTCAATAA
- a CDS encoding L-threonylcarbamoyladenylate synthase: MARPLASIVNKPTSEAVTKAAHQLKEGGLVAFPTETVYGLGACAFNETAVANIFAIKGRPSSNPMIVHVASSREAPNIAAGWDARCEALAARFWPGPLTIVTKRDRRVPPLVTGGRDTVALRAPSHPVAQALLSAVGEPLAAPSANRSGHISATTAQHVADDFSEASLLILDGGATDVGIESTVVDVSGPIGEPINILRQGSILASDIEMVVGRVCVSHAITQNASPGTSAKHYAPCVPLRIVHADHLDEALSQTNDRMSVLVFRKNSVPSPHLEVVMPTLPAEYGKVLYEQLRLGEASDGIVVVAPPTGEQWDAIHDRLSRASD, from the coding sequence GTGGCAAGACCATTGGCCTCAATCGTCAATAAGCCAACAAGCGAGGCAGTCACAAAAGCAGCCCATCAGCTCAAGGAGGGTGGGCTTGTCGCATTTCCGACAGAGACTGTTTATGGGCTTGGTGCGTGCGCGTTTAATGAGACAGCGGTAGCGAACATTTTTGCTATCAAAGGGCGGCCCTCATCAAACCCAATGATTGTGCATGTGGCATCAAGCCGAGAGGCGCCCAATATTGCAGCGGGTTGGGATGCGCGGTGCGAGGCACTGGCGGCGCGATTCTGGCCAGGTCCACTCACCATCGTGACAAAACGTGATCGGCGCGTGCCGCCTCTTGTAACAGGAGGTAGAGACACCGTTGCTCTGCGAGCACCCTCTCATCCGGTAGCACAAGCATTGTTATCAGCAGTGGGCGAGCCGCTGGCAGCGCCCTCGGCAAATCGATCTGGACATATTTCGGCAACAACAGCTCAACATGTCGCCGATGATTTTTCAGAGGCATCACTGTTAATACTGGATGGCGGGGCAACCGATGTTGGTATCGAATCAACTGTGGTTGATGTTTCAGGCCCAATAGGGGAGCCAATTAATATTCTTCGGCAAGGGTCTATTCTTGCATCAGATATAGAGATGGTGGTGGGTCGTGTTTGTGTAAGCCATGCCATTACACAAAATGCCAGTCCTGGCACAAGTGCAAAACACTATGCACCTTGCGTTCCACTTCGCATCGTGCATGCAGACCATCTTGATGAGGCGCTCAGTCAAACGAATGATCGTATGAGCGTTTTGGTGTTTCGTAAAAACAGTGTTCCTTCGCCGCATCTAGAAGTGGTGATGCCAACCTTGCCGGCTGAATATGGAAAAGTACTTTACGAGCAACTAAGACTTGGCGAAGCAAGTGATGGAATTGTGGTCGTGGCGCCACCGACAGGCGAACAATGGGATGCAATCCATGATCGGCTGTCACGAGCTTCAGACTAA
- a CDS encoding polysaccharide deacetylase family protein → MFDPILLFTLILLLGLIIPLGPPPIGKALPVLMYHQVRPEPSSDLAVSPATFEHQLEQLRQKGYEGISFNDLAEHIDRKKPLPRRPVILTFDDGYADLETHALPLLKSYNMPSTVFLPVAMIGAQNSWDGGTDQLLDYDALFRLAEHRVEYGLHTLRHTNLRHVSDQELFDDLTGCVQELNENQLPHLPILAYPYGAFHRHDAAKRRAMRRVLENAGIKFAVRIGSRINRIPLLKPFEVTRINVNNTDVDWRFALKLRRGRLRL, encoded by the coding sequence ATGTTTGATCCCATACTCTTATTCACATTGATTCTACTTCTGGGGCTCATTATCCCTTTGGGCCCGCCACCCATTGGCAAGGCGCTCCCTGTTTTAATGTATCACCAGGTGCGGCCAGAGCCCTCTAGTGATCTTGCTGTCTCACCTGCAACATTCGAACACCAATTAGAACAGCTGCGCCAAAAAGGTTATGAGGGAATCTCTTTCAATGATCTTGCTGAGCATATTGATCGAAAGAAGCCACTACCGCGCCGCCCTGTCATCCTCACCTTTGATGATGGCTATGCAGATCTCGAGACACACGCACTACCCTTATTAAAGTCATACAACATGCCAAGCACCGTCTTTTTGCCGGTTGCGATGATTGGCGCTCAAAATTCTTGGGATGGTGGCACTGACCAGTTGTTGGACTACGACGCCTTATTTAGGCTTGCGGAACATCGTGTTGAATATGGCCTACATACGCTTAGGCACACCAATCTGCGCCACGTGAGTGATCAAGAGTTGTTTGACGACCTCACTGGATGTGTTCAAGAGCTCAATGAAAACCAATTGCCCCATCTACCAATACTCGCATATCCATATGGCGCATTTCACCGTCACGATGCTGCGAAGCGTCGAGCAATGCGACGTGTGCTTGAAAACGCTGGAATTAAGTTCGCTGTTCGAATTGGGTCACGGATTAACCGCATCCCACTACTAAAACCTTTTGAGGTAACACGCATTAATGTCAACAATACTGATGTTGACTGGCGTTTTGCCTTGAAACTTCGTCGCGGGCGACTTCGCTTGTGA